One Camelina sativa cultivar DH55 chromosome 3, Cs, whole genome shotgun sequence genomic window carries:
- the LOC104776276 gene encoding uncharacterized protein At1g21580-like isoform X1 yields the protein MDSSSHYNPPYDPWNSPYSPHLHPPSAPLLPPLPPPPPPPPTRQSHPGSPNFYALSTQSNGQRQEYHHQQYSHHRQDLPPNPAPSSYYSHHPPPPLQQQNQPPPLQQHQQQQHPQYIPQQVSYEPQRISQPLSSSIQCTESRDIAQTDWARFNEKRHDSWTVDASQSRIRVDDGPIGRNYQYDYSRSSRDSSGVGSNRALDGSSRSKDEFRNLGYVRKESGATRIEGNYQDRGQLKSESGRYFRGLDEGNRVLPPSVGYGSERHGVSVTVSRNMTRSSASHEGTRNQRWDEARNGGRTLYPRRKDDYYHSEIEQKIDRGRREKSNELNRTPRKQTQKKSALLRLETPRSYQNSRGNDWSRQHNHHNGKRFNSNSYRGKEHLGHSDRGLVEKQRGRTPVDLDVSFESNVLVAKPVASPANAGIRSGTSVTPRSSKARRALLSDKNEKALLTEGNGMLRTHLSFEASVSEGYRQSTRQTTASEIEKEPGNHSVLASSDSGGKLNKVRFVDGVVQDSKVKISDTDPEASTHGSEAKIRSNVHAAEKASSYIETFKVEAKDDINGKHDSSIEACSTVADVIDNQSTMKSHEDVLDRTSTGCNAGEALISKVMEKDEIMKTKTKINMSPVKVPVSWPTAVDLSGCSEGDIHFAGKPMCSVGSQHCEDEDMDCIPSRNLPMMEVNTGYEVRKPISSSDGSLGYQEKDFQNSSVNASTYFNRDDPVGQVLAKSDVGGIEVDNKMINKNVDFLSPENDSSRGLNMGLVSPATLDNANVSIDLANANNSSSGGLANANSCTVGTLINTVVESPDMSVDSEMESKNPRHCEKSANLSVEIENVSRKKNMETTPLNIAAEMVDYMDSDEGKQMCVNDSSSLTKFTVKGSSNVLPVEKTDGCSHSDESDVAMAVPSEVCMENVSTERLVRVEDLVSKTHHPPEIPSVDQFNGTDSRDLKDCLSEPNVSLSKDLTDCASESLVERGVSQSAATFCDKLPSLSAFITETNPAVGMNGMSGNETVADTESSVQEIQPCTTVCKLFPEDRLECGSSGAIGSVRNLSADKNLEKDPSKVSSCLVSDSSVSPCDISPLVVVNEHIQNKTSIQANYSDSQGAIMHKENDCAESIEVEEKAKPSGGTGGTSKYSTPGTNIIAGSGDSVHSCDSLSSSSRRNFRQIQSEVHVVDANSKDKEKPKPSGGTSEYKTSGTDIVAVRRDSVFPCDSLPSSPRLCRKIRSEIHVASMVHETSKHRTPGTDIIAGSGDSVFPSNETSKGKESQKGDSLLDRLQEQIMTSHEVTQPGSSLAHFDLVVKPNGDPIEKLIDITSNVGSQENDSLNSAKTGICDGEALLSDGKVSGTKIPGDSGVRVSRSYSHADVKFALTHVKDHVVSVPHRDFQSMTSMSSKYEIEKRKKKSNYPTQKSCRSSLPFVSEAKKNANPPIHITKRHTWHRESDTSPSSFVAAKPLSSSLPTKQIFPKVTAQSSSSYVRKGNSLLRKPPHGSPGVALGMPSSAIQLNNFTVEDKSTGSSSMVDVGNISSLVNNGKILTLEKQSKPPSDSTISKVSNAIDTSAGKCALSCSMDHLTTGLPESIMDSATSGEANVPHSGGDIFKTSDTLIQTGYASDCQQKRNPPYLDSLNLKQMVYVKRKANQLVAASDIHGVSINQISPSDGYFKRSKNQLVRNSESFVNQSLSLPDDALETRSAANMVSERSSSSAFSDSAGMGPYKQSKFSLVWTQNDQQPRKPIAHMRYQKILPQLVPWKRVTYWRRLMNSVSAYRNGSFSNISQKLSMMRKRHTVYTRSTNGYSLRKSKVLSIGGSHLKWSKSIERDSRKANEEATLAVAAFSKKESEKNSDTRTTSRNHLARERVFRFGSLRYKMDSSRRTLQRISDVDLPCAGTSEKGKGVKRPFIPKRLVIGNEEYVRFGNGNQLVRDPKKRIRVLANEKVRWSLHNVRLRLAKKKKYCQFFTRFGKCNKDDGKCPYVHDSSKIAVCTKFLNGLCANANCKLTHKVIPERMPDCSYFLQGKNFHCTKIPLP from the exons atggattcttcttctcattaCAATCCTCCCTACGATCCATGGAATTCTCCGTACTCTCCTCACCTTCATCCTCCTTCTGCTCCTCTCCTTCCGCCgttacctcctcctcctcctcctcctcctactcgTCAATCTCATCCCGGTAGCCCTAATTTTTATGCTCTATCAACCCAGAGCAATGGTCAGCGTCAGGAATACCACCACCAACAATACTCTCATCATCGCCAAGATCTTCCTCCTAATCCGGCGccttcttcttattattctcACCATCCGCCGCCGCCGCTTCAGCAGCAAAATCAGCCACCACCGTTACAGCAGCACcaacagcaacagcatcctcaatACATTCCTCAGCAAGTTAGCTATGAGCCTCAAAGGATATCGCAGCCGTTGTCATCCAGTATCCAGTGTACGGAATCGCGAGATATTGCTCAGACTGATTGGGCTCGGTTCAATGAAAAAAGGCATGATTCATGGACAGTGGATGCTTCTCAAAGTCGAATCCGAGTGGATGATGGTCCAATAGGCCGTAACTATCAGTATGACTATAGCCGCTCGTCCAGGGATTCTTCGGGTGTTGGCAGTAATCGTGCTTTAGATGGTAGTTCTAGGTCTAAAGATGAGTTTCGTAATCTTGGATATGTTAGAAAAGAATCTGGAGCCACAAGGATAGAGGGTAATTATCAAGACCGTGGTCAGTTGAAATCAGAATCCGGTAGATATTTTAGGGGTTTAGATGAGGGAAATAGGGTTTTACCTCCAAGTGTTGGTTATGGCAGTGAACGACATGGTGTTAGTGTTACAGTCAGTCGCAATATGACTAGGTCATCCGCAAGCCATGAGGGGACTAGAAACCAGAGATGGGATGAAGCACGTAATGGAGGGAGGACTCTGTATCCCCGGAGAAAGGATGATTATTATCATTCTGAGATAGAACAAAAAATTGACcgtggaagaagagagaagagcaaCGAGTTGAATCGAACACCCAGGAAACAAACCCAGAAGAAGAGTGCTCTTCTAAGGCTTGAAACTCCAAGATCCTATCAAAACAGCAGAGGGAATGATTGGTCTCGGCAACATAATCATCATAACGGGAAAAGGTTTAACTCTAACTCGTATAGGGGTAAGGAACACTTGGGTCATTCTGATCGTGGACTGGTGGAGAAGCAAAGAGGGAGAACTCCAGTGGATCTTGATGTTTCATTTGAATCGAATGTTCTGGTAGCTAAGCCCGTAGCATCACCTGCTAATGCAGGGATCCGTTCCGGCACGTCTGTGACACCTAGGTCTAGTAAAGCTAGAAGAGCATTGCTTtctgacaaaaatgaaaaggcTTTATTAACTGAAGGAAATGGAATGTTGAGAACCCATTTGTCATTTGAGGCATCGGTTTCTGAGGGCTATAGACAATCTACTAGGCAAACTACTGCATCTGAAATTGAAAAAGAGCCTGGCAATCACTCAGTTCTGGCTTCCAGTGATTCCGGAGGTAAGCTAAACAAAGTAAGGTTTGTTGATGGTGTCGTTCAGGACAGCAAAGTCAAAATTTCTGATACAGATCCTGAAGCTTCAACTCATGGTAGTGAAGCAAAAATTCGTAGTAATGTACATGCTGCAGAAAAGGCCTCTAGTTATATTGAGACTTTTAAAGTAGAGGCCAAGGATGATATTAATGGGAAACATGATAGCAGTATAGAAGCTTGCTCCACTGTGGCAGATGTTATTGATAACCAAAGTACAATGAAGTCCCATGAAGATGTGTTGGACAGAACGAGCACTGGTTGTAATGCAGGTGAAGCTCTCATCTCGAAGGTCATGGAGAAGGATGAAATCATgaagacaaagacaaaaatcAATATGTCTCCTGTTAAAGTACCTGTATCATGGCCAACAGCCGTTGATCTTTCTGGGTGTTCTGAAGGAGATATTCATTTTGCTGGTAAGCCCATGTGCAGTGTTGGGTCTCAACATTGTGAAGACGAGGACATGGACTGTATACCATCAAGGAATTTACCAATGATGGAGGTAAATACTGGGTATGAAGTAAGAAAACCTATTAGTTCATCTGATGGATCTTTGGGTTATCAAGAGAAGGATTTTCAGAACTCATCTGTAAATGCATCCACCTATTTTAATAGAGACGATCCTGTTGGTCAGGTGTTAGCAAAGTCAGATGTTGGTGGTATCGAAGTTGACAACAAGATGATCAATAAAAATGTAGATTTCTTGTCTCCTGAAAATGACTCCTCTAGGGGTCTCAACATGGGTCTGGTTTCCCCTGCCACTCTGGATAATGCTAATGTTTCAATTGATCTTGCTAATGCCAATAATAGTTCTTCAGGGGGCCTCGCTAATGCTAACAGTTGTACTGTTGGGACGCTTATCAATACTGTGGTCGAGTCACCTGATATGAGTGTAGATTCGGAGATGGAAAGTAAAAATCCTCGTCACTGCGAAAAGTCAGCTAATTTATCAGTTGAGATTGAGAATGttagcagaaaaaaaaacatggaaactACGCCTCTTAATATTGCTGCAGAAATGGTTGACTATATGGACAGTGATGAAGGTAAACAGATGTGTGTAAACGACTCTTCATCTCTGACAAAGTTTACAGTAAAGGGATCATCAAATGTGTTGCCTGTGGAGAAGACTGATGGCTGTTCGCATAGTGATGAATCAGATGTAGCTATGGCAGTACCATCTGAGGTGTGTATGGAAAATGTAAGTACTGAGAGACTTGTCCGCGTTGAAGATCTGGTTTCGAAAACTCATCATCCTCCAGAAATTCCTTCTGTAGATCAGTTTAATGGTACAGATAGTCGAGATTTGAAAGATTGTTTATCGGAGCCAAATGTTTCTCTTAGCAAAGATCTTACTGATTGTGCGAGTGAGAGTCTTGTTGAGCGCGGCGTTAGCCAGAGTGCTGCAACATTTTGTGATAAATTACCTAGCTTGTCTGCTTTCATAACTGAAACAAATCCTGCAGTTGGAATGAATGGTATGTCTGGTAATGAAACAGTTGCGGATACTGAATCTAGTGTCCAAGAAATTCAACCATGTACAACAGTATGCAAGTTGTTTCCTGAAGATCGTTTGGAATGTGGATCATCTGGTGCAATTGGTTCTGTCCGGAATCTCTCTGCGGATAAAAATCTGGAAAAGGATCCTTCAAAGGTCAGTTCTTGCTTAGTATCCGATAGTTCTGTTAGTCCTTGTGATATTTCTCCCTTGGTGGTAGTGAATGaacatatacaaaacaaaacatctatTCAAGCTAATTACAGTGATTCTCAAGGTGCCATCATGCATAAGGAAAATGATTGTGCTGAAAGCATTGAGGTAGAAGAGAAAGCGAAGCCTTCTGGTGGAACTGGTGGAACTTCTAAGTACAGCACTCCGGGAACTAATATTATTGCTG GTAGTGGGGACTCAGTGCATTCATGTGATTCTTTGTCCAGCTCATCAAGGCGGAACTTCCGGCAGATACAGAGTGAAGTTCATGTGGTTGATGCAAATAgcaaagataaagagaaaccCAAGCCTTCTGGTGGTACTTCTGAGTACAAAACTTCAGGAACTGATATTGTTGCTGTTAGGAGGGATTCAGTGTTTCCATGTGATTCTCTACCCAGCTCGCCAAGGCTGTGCAGAAAGATACGGAGTGAAATTCATGTTGCTTCCATGGTTCATGAAACTTCTAAGCACAGAACTCCAGGAACTGATATTATCGCTGGTAGTGGAGATTCAGTGTTTCCAAGTAATGAAACTAGCAAAGGTAAAGAGAGTCAAAAAGGAGATAGCCTTTTAGATCGTTTACAAGAGCAAATCATGACCTCTCATGAGGTAACCCAGCCAGGTAGTTCTTTGGCGCATTTTGATTTAGTTGTGAAGCCAAATGGTGATCCAATAGAGAAGCTGATTGATATAACTTCTAATGTTGGCTCTCAAGAAAATGACTCACTGAACAGTGCTAAGACTGGTATATGTGATGGTGAAGCGTTATTATCTGATGGAAAAGTTTCTGGAACTAAAATTCCTGGTGATTCAGGTGTACGTGTGTCCAGATCATACTCACATGCGGATGTGAAATTTGCATTGACCCATGTTAAAGATCATGTAGTCTCTGTGCCACATCGGGATTTCCAAAGTATGACATCTATGAGTTCTAAGTATGAaatagaaaagaggaaaaagaaatcCAACTACCCTACTCAAAAAAGTTGTCGCAGTTCACTGCCTTTTGTGTCTGAAGCTAAGAAAAATGCTAACCCTCCGATTCATATCACGAAGCGTCACACTTGGCATCGAGAGTCCGatacttctccttcttcttttgtagCTGCCAAGCCTTTGTCGTCGAGTTTGCCTACAAAACAGATTTTTCCCAAAGTGACTGCCCAATCTAGTAGTAGTTATGTACGTAAAGGGAATAGTCTTCTTCGAAAACCCCCACATGGTTCTCCTGGTGTTGCCCTTGGAATGCCTTCATCTGCTATCCAGTTGAATAATTTCACTGTCGAAGACAAAAGCACAGGATCTTCCAGTATGGTTGATGTTGGTAACATTTCTTCTCTTGTTAACAATGGAAAAATACTTACTCTTGAGAAGCAGTCAAAGCCTCCCTCAGACAGCACCATTTCCAAAGTATCAAATGCCATTGATACTTCAGCAGGAAAATGTGCATTATCTTGCAGCATGGATCACCTTACCACCGGTTTACCTGAGTCTATCATGGATTCTGCTACATCCGGAGAAGCTAATGTTCCACACTCTGGTGGGGATATATTCAAGACATCTGACACACTAATTCAGACAGGTTACGCTTCAGATTGCCAGCAGAAGAGAAATCCGCCTTACTTGGATTCTCTAAATTTGAAACAAATGGTATATGTCAAGAGAAAGGCAAATCAGTTGGTTGCGGCTTCAGATATTCATGGTGTAAGTATTAACCAGATTTCTCCCTCTGATGGGTACTTTAAGCGAAGTAAAAATCAGCTAGTAAGAAATTCAGAGAGCTTTGTCAATCAGTCACTTTCCTTGCCTGATGATGCTTTAGAGACACGATCAGCTGCAAACATGGTTTCGGAAAGATCTTCTAGCTCAGCATTCTCTGACTCTG CTGGCATGGGACCATATAAGCAATCAAAGTTTTCTCTGGTTTGGACACAAAATGATCAGCAGCCAAGAAAGCCCATAGCTCACATGCGATATCAGAAGATTTTGCCACAACTTGTTCCTTGGAAAAGAGTGACATACTGGAGAAGATTAATGAATTCAGTGTCGGCTTACCGAAATGGTTCTTTTTCCAACATTAG CCAAAAGTTATCAATGATGAGGAAGAGACATACAGTTTACACAAGATCAACTAATGGGTATTCACTTAGAAAATCCAAGGTATTAAGTATTGGTGGGTCGCATTTAAAATGGTCCAAGTCCATCGAGAGAGACTCGAGAAAAGCTAATGAG GAAGCCACCTTGGCTGTGGCTGCATTCTCAAAGAAAGAAAGCGAGAAGAATTCTGATACTAGGACAACGAGCAGAAACCATCTGGCAC GAGAGCGCGTTTTCAGGTTTGGTTCCCTTCGTTATAAAATGGACTCTTCAAGACGAACCCTTCAGAGAATATCTG ATGTTGATTTACCGTGCGCTGGAACTTCTGAAAAAGGAAAGGGTGTGAAAAGACCGTTTATTCCAAAGAGATTGGTGATCGGCAATGAAGA ATATGTTCGGTTCGGAAATGGTAACCAGCTTGTCAGAGATCCAAAGAAACGAATTCGTGTGCTGGCAAATGAGAAAGTCAGATGGAGCCTGCACAATGTCAGGTTGCGGTTGgctaaaaagaagaagtactGCCAGTTTTTCACAAGATTTGGGAAATGCAACAAAGATGACGGAAAATGTCCCTATGTTCATGACTCCTCAAAAATTGCAGtttgcaccaaatttttgaaTGGATTGTGTGCCAATGCAAATTGCAAATTGACCCACAAG GTCATTCCAGAAAGGATGCCTGATTGCTCTTATTTTCTGCAAGGTAAGAATTTCCACTGTACTAAGATCCCTTTGCCGTGA